The sequence CAGACGCAGCAGCTTATCGACGTCTCCCAGGCCTACCGCGAACGCTTCGACATGCCCTTCGTTGCCTACCTGGACACCAACGATTCCGCAGACCGAGTCATCGACGAAGGTGTACGCCGCCTTGCCAACTCTGATGAGTTGGAGCAGCGTGTCGTCCTGAGCGAAATCATCGAAATTGCCAATGACCGCTTCGACATCCTGCTTGCCGACGCCAACCCGGTGCGCGCCTACTGGGACCGCAAGTTCACCGAGGTCGAATGAACATAGTTCATTCGACGACAAGCAGGTCATTCGACGACAAGCAGGTCATTCGACGACAAGCGGGTCATTCGACGGTGAGGAGGTCACTCCACGGGGAGACGTGGGGCTATTTGAATGTCATGGTGACGTGGGCCTCTGGGTCCACGCCCCGGATAATGCCCTCGTAGAAGGCTCGGGCCTGGTCTTGGAGTAGCTCCCGATTGTCGTTGATATCCTTGCGCTTCTTATCGGCGCTCAACACATCAGACACCGTGGACGCGGCATCCAGCGGCTGCGTGGTCCAGCTCAGCACACCATTGTCCTCCACCGCAGTCTTGAACTCTTCATCGCTGTGACCGATGAAAATGAACTCAGGGATGTCAACGGTATAAGCATGCTCGCTCGTCTCGGTGACGCGGACATCCTTGCCTTCGATGCCAAGCTTGGCTTTGTAGGAGTACTGGACAAATTGGGTACGGTCAGTCCATGGAACTCGCACACCAAAGACCTCCCCAGCGGAGGACTTTTCCGCCAAACCTTGGATTCCGAGGCTAAGCAAGACAACCTGTTCCTGGCGTTCCACGGCCGTAACGACCTGCGAGTTGGTGGACTCTACTGGGGCCGTATAGACGTCATGTGGCTGGCGAACAGCATAAACGCCCAAGCCAGCGCAGACTAAAGAAAGAAGCACCACGATAGCAATGAGCATGGTGCTGAGTTTGCGGCTCGTCATGGATCTTAGAGCTGGAACTGCTCGGTTACTTCACTGCGGCGCTTGTGCTCCATCCAGAAGGACAGGAAAGGCACCACGCCGGCCAGGGCAGTAGTGATGAGCTTGCCCACCGGCCACAGTGCACGCGGTCCAAGAATGAGGATGGACACGAGGTAGACCATGTAGGCGACGCCGTGAGCCTGGGCAATGAGAGTGGCCCAGGATGGCATCTCCATGCCCACGCCGTACTGCAAGATCATACGCACCACGAGAATGAGCAGGAAAATACCCGTAATCGTAGCGGCGATGGAAAAGAACTTCAGCGGACCGCGGATACGCTCCTTGCGGTCTGGATGCACGGCATTGGTCGCTGGGTTGCTCATAGATTCTCCTCTTCGGTGCCGCGACGGCGGCGCTGTTTATTCATGGCATTAAAAGTCTCGACGTCCACCTGCGGCCGGGGCGGCAGAAAATCCTCGTCGATCTTAGTCACCTGCTGTTCCTGCGCGGCGTCCTTGGGCGTGGCTTCATATTGGGCAGGCTCCTGCCCCATTTCGAGGGCCTCATTCTCCGCATCAATGCGTTCGTTCTCATAACGCATCGCGGTGCGATAGGCATAGACCACAAACACAGCAAAGAGCGGCCACTGGAAGGCATAGCCTAGGTTCTGGAAGGTACCCGATCCAGATTTAAAGCGCGTCCACTGCCAATACGCGAGGAACAAAAAGAGCACGACGAAAAACACGATGAGGACGATATGCCACCATCGGGCCTTCATCTTCTTTCGCGGGGCTTGGTTGGTGCTCACGCGTATCAGCCTACCCACCTCGATCTGAAAAGTGGATTTCCGTCGATGGCCTGCCGCCCTGTATGCTATTCAGCGTTGCTTCGAGCACACTGTGCTCTGTGGCAATTGTGTTTGCGCCCGTGGCGGAATTGGCAGACGCGCTAGATTTAGGTTCTAGTGTCTTATGACGTGTGAGTTCAAGTCTCACCGGGCGCACAACGTTAAGGCCTGCGCTGAAGCTATGTACTTCAACACAGGCCTTGTTGCTTGGGCTAAGGAACCCGACTCCCCCGGTCAGATGCTGCCGTGGCTCGGCGAATGCCTAGGACCGGCTAGCCAGAGCAGCGAGCGGTTCGCGCAGCTGGGCCAAAGCACGGCCGCGGTGCGACACAGCGTTCTTTTCTTCCGGGGACATGTCGGCTGCGGAGCGCTCCTCGCCTTCGGGCTGGAAGAGAGGGTCGTAGCCGAAGCCATTCTCGCCCTGCGGCGCAGTGAGAAGGCAACCAGGCCAGCGGCCTTCCACCACGTGCTCCTGACCGTCTGGGGTCACAAGTGCACACACCGAGACGAATGCTGCTGCGCGGCGCTCAGCCGGAACGTGGGCCATCTGCCCCAACAAAAGGCGGTTATTCGCCTCATCATCACCGTGGCCGCCAGACCAGCGCGCCGAAAGAACACCCGGCATACCGTTGAGTTCCTCGACGGCGAGGCCGGAGTCATCAGCAATCGTAGCCAGGCCGGTGTGCTCCACCCCGGCGCGAGCCTTGATCAGAGCGTTGTCGGCAAAAGTACGGCCATCCTCAACGGGCTCCGGGTAGGCCTCCACCGCGGACAGCGGAAGAAGCTCGATACCCGCGATGCCCGCCTCTGCCAGAATCTTTTCCAGCTCTTTAAGCTTCTTGGTGTTATTGGAGGCAACGAGAAGCTTTACCATCCCAGGGCCGCCTTCTGGGCCTCAATCAGCTGCGCGCAGCCAGCCTGGGCTACGTCGAGCATGTCGTTGAGCTCTTGGCGGCCGAAGAGGCCGTGCTCACCGGTGCCCTGGATTTCCACGAAGTCGCCGCCTTCCTGCATGACCACGTTGAGATCCACCTCGGCACGGGAGTCCTCCTCATAAGGCAAGTCCAGGCAGACGTGCCCATCGATGATGCCCACAGAGACTGCCGCGATCGGGTCAAGCAGGGGCTCGCCTGGTACAACGCCCTCTTCTTTGAGGTATGCAATCGCATCAGCCAAAGCCACGTAGGCGCCCGTAATGGATGCGGTGCGGGTACCGCCATCAGCCTGGAGTACGTCGCA is a genomic window of Corynebacterium singulare containing:
- a CDS encoding DUF3817 domain-containing protein; translated protein: MSNPATNAVHPDRKERIRGPLKFFSIAATITGIFLLILVVRMILQYGVGMEMPSWATLIAQAHGVAYMVYLVSILILGPRALWPVGKLITTALAGVVPFLSFWMEHKRRSEVTEQFQL
- the rdgB gene encoding RdgB/HAM1 family non-canonical purine NTP pyrophosphatase, with the translated sequence MVKLLVASNNTKKLKELEKILAEAGIAGIELLPLSAVEAYPEPVEDGRTFADNALIKARAGVEHTGLATIADDSGLAVEELNGMPGVLSARWSGGHGDDEANNRLLLGQMAHVPAERRAAAFVSVCALVTPDGQEHVVEGRWPGCLLTAPQGENGFGYDPLFQPEGEERSAADMSPEEKNAVSHRGRALAQLREPLAALASRS
- the rph gene encoding ribonuclease PH, with the translated sequence MTDFTRADGRALDQLRSVRITRNFTTNPAGSVLVEFGNTRVMCTASVEFGVPRFKKDSGEGWLTAEYSMLPSSTHERMPRESMKGKVKGRTHEISRLVGRSLRAAVDLSELGENTIQLDCDVLQADGGTRTASITGAYVALADAIAYLKEEGVVPGEPLLDPIAAVSVGIIDGHVCLDLPYEEDSRAEVDLNVVMQEGGDFVEIQGTGEHGLFGRQELNDMLDVAQAGCAQLIEAQKAALGW